In a genomic window of Lacrimispora sp. BS-2:
- a CDS encoding lysophospholipase — MGEMISSFDGTKLYLNKEVPEAARGAAVIVHGLCEHQGRYDYFAEVFHKAGIGTYRFDHRGHGRSEGERAHYEDFHELLDDTNVVVDMAIKENPDIPVFLIGHSMGGFTVSLYGAKYPDKRLRGIITSGALTKDNMGLISSVPKDLDPHTKLPNELGAGVCSVAEVVDWYGKDPYNSKTFTTGLCYAICQGIAWFEEAVGRFEYPILMLHGEKDGLVSAQDTYQFFAAAPSKDKQIKIYGGLFHEIFNEYCRDEVINDVLHWIEARISL, encoded by the coding sequence ATGGGAGAAATGATTTCTTCATTTGACGGGACCAAGTTGTATTTAAACAAAGAAGTTCCAGAGGCCGCCCGGGGAGCAGCCGTTATTGTCCATGGGTTATGTGAGCATCAGGGAAGGTATGATTATTTTGCAGAGGTGTTTCATAAAGCCGGGATCGGAACCTACCGCTTTGATCACAGGGGGCACGGGCGTTCCGAGGGGGAACGGGCCCATTATGAAGACTTCCATGAGCTGCTTGACGACACCAATGTGGTAGTGGACATGGCAATTAAGGAAAATCCGGATATCCCGGTATTTTTAATCGGTCACAGCATGGGGGGCTTTACCGTTTCCTTATACGGTGCAAAATATCCGGACAAGAGGCTTCGCGGCATTATCACAAGCGGAGCATTGACAAAGGATAATATGGGGTTGATAAGCAGTGTTCCGAAAGACCTGGATCCTCACACCAAGCTTCCCAACGAACTGGGAGCCGGCGTGTGCTCCGTAGCCGAAGTCGTTGACTGGTACGGCAAGGATCCCTATAACTCCAAAACCTTTACCACCGGCTTATGCTACGCCATCTGCCAGGGAATTGCCTGGTTTGAGGAGGCAGTAGGAAGGTTTGAATACCCCATCCTCATGCTTCACGGAGAAAAGGATGGATTGGTAAGCGCTCAGGACACCTATCAGTTTTTTGCTGCTGCTCCATCAAAAGATAAGCAGATAAAGATCTACGGAGGATTGTTCCACGAGATCTTTAATGAATACTGCAGGGATGAGGTCATCAATGATGTCCTGCACTGGATCGAAGCACGGATTTCCCTTTAA
- a CDS encoding F0F1 ATP synthase subunit A: protein MSITEDLAEKLLEELNCETVFTIPIFGGIPIAESVVVTWIIMAALTLLSIILVRNLKVENPGKKQLALEMTIGGIYNFFEDLVGEEGKRYIPYLISVGIYLGVANLIGLAGFKPPTKDLNTTAALAVMSILLIEYSGLHKKGVKGFIKGFAEPSPIIAPINVLELFIKPLSLCMRLFGNILASFVVMELLKQFAALLVPIPFSFYFDIFDGLIQAYVFVFLTALFIKESVE from the coding sequence GTGAGCATTACGGAGGATTTGGCAGAGAAGTTATTAGAGGAACTGAACTGCGAAACGGTTTTTACCATTCCCATTTTCGGAGGTATTCCCATTGCTGAATCAGTAGTGGTGACATGGATTATCATGGCAGCACTGACACTCCTTTCCATCATTCTGGTGAGAAATCTTAAGGTTGAGAATCCTGGAAAGAAGCAGCTGGCGCTTGAAATGACAATCGGCGGAATTTATAATTTCTTTGAAGACTTAGTAGGAGAAGAAGGGAAGAGGTATATTCCTTATCTCATATCAGTGGGAATTTATCTCGGAGTGGCTAATTTGATTGGCCTGGCAGGCTTCAAACCGCCTACCAAGGATTTAAATACCACTGCAGCGCTTGCTGTCATGAGCATACTTCTGATAGAATATTCAGGCCTTCACAAAAAAGGGGTAAAAGGTTTTATTAAAGGCTTTGCAGAGCCGTCACCTATCATAGCCCCTATTAACGTCCTGGAATTATTTATTAAACCGCTTTCTTTGTGTATGCGGCTTTTTGGTAATATCCTGGCGTCATTTGTAGTTATGGAATTACTTAAGCAGTTTGCAGCACTCCTTGTACCAATTCCGTTCAGTTTTTATTTTGATATTTTTGACGGATTGATTCAGGCATATGTATTTGTATTTTTGACTGCCCTTTTCATTAAGGAATCGGTAGAGTAA
- the atpE gene encoding ATP synthase F0 subunit C: MIMLIAIGAGIAVFTGIGAGIGIGIATSKAVDSIARQPEAESKISKALLLGCALAEATAIYGFVIALLIILFLK, translated from the coding sequence ATTATTATGTTAATAGCAATTGGAGCAGGAATCGCAGTATTCACAGGTATTGGAGCAGGAATCGGAATTGGAATAGCAACCTCTAAAGCAGTGGATTCCATTGCAAGACAGCCGGAGGCTGAAAGCAAGATCAGCAAGGCCCTGCTGTTAGGCTGTGCGCTTGCAGAGGCAACTGCCATCTATGGTTTCGTTATAGCCCTTCTCATCATTTTATTCCTTAAATAA
- the atpH gene encoding ATP synthase F1 subunit delta, translating into MMQAAINYGQVLYELSVPETAIEETALALKTVPELKRALNSPVVARSSKHRIIDRVFPAEIRTFLKVLVDRRDIDLADDIFHAWRTCVCRQEGILEASLFYVTEPEEEQLSEIKAMLCKKYEKHDVRLRLIQDPGLIGGFIIRVGDMETDWSLKGRLRELEQKIMRR; encoded by the coding sequence ATGATGCAGGCAGCAATTAATTACGGGCAGGTGCTTTATGAGCTTTCTGTTCCTGAAACGGCCATTGAGGAAACGGCTTTGGCACTAAAGACTGTGCCGGAGCTTAAGCGTGCTCTTAACAGTCCTGTGGTTGCAAGGAGCAGCAAGCACCGGATTATTGACCGTGTATTTCCTGCTGAGATCAGAACCTTTTTAAAGGTTTTGGTGGATCGCCGGGATATAGATCTTGCAGATGATATTTTTCATGCATGGCGTACCTGCGTTTGCAGACAGGAAGGAATCCTGGAGGCTTCCCTTTTCTACGTGACAGAACCGGAGGAAGAACAGCTTAGCGAGATCAAAGCAATGCTGTGTAAAAAATATGAAAAACATGATGTAAGGCTTCGCCTCATTCAGGACCCCGGTTTGATCGGCGGATTTATTATCCGCGTCGGTGATATGGAGACTGACTGGAGCTTAAAGGGACGCCTTAGAGAATTGGAACAAAAAATAATGCGGAGGTGA
- the atpF gene encoding F0F1 ATP synthase subunit B: protein MLRLDMNFVWTMVNLIVLYLLLRHFLIGPVMNVMNKRREMIEQSISDARNKEVQAADLKKQYEEKLAASSDEGSKLIEEAKNQAKAQYDRILKEAGEDAGRLMAEARKQAEADQEKAMREAKAQLAGIVIAAAAKVVNQEVSARANQALYDTFIAEAGDFHDAGSN from the coding sequence ATGCTTAGACTGGATATGAACTTTGTGTGGACTATGGTGAATCTCATCGTCCTGTATCTTCTGCTTCGGCATTTCCTCATAGGGCCGGTTATGAATGTGATGAATAAGCGGCGGGAAATGATTGAGCAGAGCATTTCGGATGCCAGGAATAAGGAAGTTCAGGCAGCGGATCTTAAAAAGCAGTATGAAGAAAAGCTGGCTGCCTCCTCTGATGAAGGATCAAAGCTTATTGAAGAAGCGAAAAACCAGGCAAAGGCCCAGTATGACCGGATCTTAAAGGAAGCTGGGGAAGATGCAGGCCGTCTGATGGCCGAAGCCAGGAAACAAGCTGAGGCTGATCAGGAAAAGGCGATGCGTGAGGCCAAGGCGCAGCTTGCGGGCATAGTTATCGCAGCAGCGGCTAAGGTGGTTAATCAGGAGGTGAGCGCCAGGGCAAATCAGGCGCTTTACGATACATTTATAGCAGAAGCAGGTGATTTTCATGATGCAGGCAGCAATTAA